A single window of Nicotiana tomentosiformis chromosome 1, ASM39032v3, whole genome shotgun sequence DNA harbors:
- the LOC104110704 gene encoding NAD(H) kinase 1 isoform X1, whose protein sequence is MKQSPMSSSNHTSNGNASVLPLENGFSDSLSLLNSEKAVEELSQQPLLHGIDDHLIEFAEALRTVAKALRQAAEGKASAQAEAAEWKRKYELERSRNLHLERKVSSEEHLIEDGRVVPLTNQTVLSDGTPEQSERCCGEHGICSHEVLRDGERDCDARVVPNKMIRKASFKLSWCCKGEKSDQKKHDVVSFEKGNITTAERSSKQISLKWESPPQTVLILTKPNSTAVRMLCSEMVRWLKEQKSLNIFVEPRVRTELLTDSSYYQFVQTWENDNEVLRLHTKVDVVVTLGGDGTVLWAANMFKGPVPPVVPFSLGSLGFMTPFYSEHYKEYLDSILRGPISITLRHRLQCHVIRDAAKSDLETEEPILVLNEVTIDRGISSFLSNLECYCDNSFVTCVQGDGLILSTTSGSTAYSLAAGGSMVHPQVPGILFTPICPHSLSFRPLILPEHVTIRVQVPFNSRGHAWASFDGKDRKKLAPGDALVCSMAPWPVPTACQSDSTSDFLRSIHEGLHWNLRKTQSFDGPRET, encoded by the exons atgaAACAGAGTCCTATGTCTTCAAGCAATCACACATCTAAT GGAAATGCTAGCGTTTTACCACTGGAGAACGGCTTCAGCGATTCACTCTCTCTGTTGAATTCTGAGAAGGCTGTAGAAGAACTTAGTCAACAACCTCTTCTTCATGGGATTGATGATCATCTGATTGAGTTTGCCGAGGCTTTGAGAA CTGTTGCAAAAGCACTAAGACAAGCTGCCGAAGGAAAGGCTTCTGCACAAGCTGAAGCTGCTGAGTGGAAGCGTAAATATGAACTGGAGAGGTCACGTAATCTGCACTTGGAGAGAAAAG TTTCATCAGAGGAGCATTTGATTGAGGATGGGCGAGTTGTACCCTTGACAAACCAAACTGTACTATCAGATGGCACACCAGAGCAATCTGAAAGGTGTTGTGGGGAGCACGGGATTTGCTCTCATGAAGTTCTTCGTGATGGAGAACGTGATTGTGATGCCAGAGTTGTTCCAAACAAGATGATCAGAAAG GCGTCATTCAAGTTGTCATGGTGCTGCAAAGGTGAGAAAAGTGATCAGAAAAAACATGATGTTGTCTCTTTTGAAAAGGGAAATATAACAACCGCAGAACGCAGCAGTAAACAG ATTTCTTTGAAGTGGGAATCTCCCCCACAGACGGTGCTTATATTGACAAAGCCAAATTCAACTGCTGTTAGAATGCTTTGTTCAGAAATGGTCAG ATGGCTAAAAGAGCAGAAAAGCTTAAATATTTTCGTTGAACCACGGGTGCGAACTGAACTTCTAACAGATTCATCATATTACCAGTTTGTACAAACTTGGGAAAATG ACAATGAAGTTCTGCGCCTCCACACAAAAGTTGATGTTGTTGTAACTCTTGGTGGGGATGGAACCGTCCTTTGG GCAGCGAATATGTTCAAAGGGCCAGTTCCTCCTGTTGTTCCATTTTCTTTAGGCTCTCTTGGCTTCATGACCCCTTTTT ATAGTGAGCATTACAAGGAATATCTTGATTCAATTCTTCGTGGTCCCATAAGCATCACACTAAGGCATCGTCTCCAGTGCCACGTCATAAGAGATGCAGCTAAAAGTGATCTGGAGACTGAAGAGCCCATACTTGTTCTCAACGAAGTCACAATTGACCGTGGGATTTCATCGTTTCTGTCAAATCTTGAGTGCTATTGCGATAATTCTTTTGTTACCTGCGTACAAGGGGATGGTTTGATTCTATCGACAACATCTGGAAGCACTGCATATTCTCTTGCAGCTGGAGGGTCAATGGTCCATCCTCAG GTACCTGGCATCCTCTTTACACCTATCTGCCCACATTCTTTATCATTtcgtcctcttattttgcctgaGCATGTGACAATCCGAGTACAAGTACCTTTCAATAGCAGAGGTCATGCATGGGCTTCATTTGATGGGAAGGACCGGAAAAAGTTGGCACCAGGAGATGCACTTGTTTGTAgtatggctccttggccagtgCCAACTGCATGTCAATCTGATTCGACAAGTGACTTTCTACGTAGCATTCATGAAGGTCTTCACTGGAATTTAAGGAAGACACAGTCTTTCGATGGCCCTCGGGAGACATGA
- the LOC104110704 gene encoding probable NAD kinase 1 isoform X2 encodes MNWRGHVICTWREKLASTAVSSEEHLIEDGRVVPLTNQTVLSDGTPEQSERCCGEHGICSHEVLRDGERDCDARVVPNKMIRKASFKLSWCCKGEKSDQKKHDVVSFEKGNITTAERSSKQISLKWESPPQTVLILTKPNSTAVRMLCSEMVRWLKEQKSLNIFVEPRVRTELLTDSSYYQFVQTWENDNEVLRLHTKVDVVVTLGGDGTVLWAANMFKGPVPPVVPFSLGSLGFMTPFYSEHYKEYLDSILRGPISITLRHRLQCHVIRDAAKSDLETEEPILVLNEVTIDRGISSFLSNLECYCDNSFVTCVQGDGLILSTTSGSTAYSLAAGGSMVHPQVPGILFTPICPHSLSFRPLILPEHVTIRVQVPFNSRGHAWASFDGKDRKKLAPGDALVCSMAPWPVPTACQSDSTSDFLRSIHEGLHWNLRKTQSFDGPRET; translated from the exons ATGAACTGGAGAGGTCACGTAATCTGCACTTGGAGAGAAAAG TTGGCTTCCACTGCAGTTTCATCAGAGGAGCATTTGATTGAGGATGGGCGAGTTGTACCCTTGACAAACCAAACTGTACTATCAGATGGCACACCAGAGCAATCTGAAAGGTGTTGTGGGGAGCACGGGATTTGCTCTCATGAAGTTCTTCGTGATGGAGAACGTGATTGTGATGCCAGAGTTGTTCCAAACAAGATGATCAGAAAG GCGTCATTCAAGTTGTCATGGTGCTGCAAAGGTGAGAAAAGTGATCAGAAAAAACATGATGTTGTCTCTTTTGAAAAGGGAAATATAACAACCGCAGAACGCAGCAGTAAACAG ATTTCTTTGAAGTGGGAATCTCCCCCACAGACGGTGCTTATATTGACAAAGCCAAATTCAACTGCTGTTAGAATGCTTTGTTCAGAAATGGTCAG ATGGCTAAAAGAGCAGAAAAGCTTAAATATTTTCGTTGAACCACGGGTGCGAACTGAACTTCTAACAGATTCATCATATTACCAGTTTGTACAAACTTGGGAAAATG ACAATGAAGTTCTGCGCCTCCACACAAAAGTTGATGTTGTTGTAACTCTTGGTGGGGATGGAACCGTCCTTTGG GCAGCGAATATGTTCAAAGGGCCAGTTCCTCCTGTTGTTCCATTTTCTTTAGGCTCTCTTGGCTTCATGACCCCTTTTT ATAGTGAGCATTACAAGGAATATCTTGATTCAATTCTTCGTGGTCCCATAAGCATCACACTAAGGCATCGTCTCCAGTGCCACGTCATAAGAGATGCAGCTAAAAGTGATCTGGAGACTGAAGAGCCCATACTTGTTCTCAACGAAGTCACAATTGACCGTGGGATTTCATCGTTTCTGTCAAATCTTGAGTGCTATTGCGATAATTCTTTTGTTACCTGCGTACAAGGGGATGGTTTGATTCTATCGACAACATCTGGAAGCACTGCATATTCTCTTGCAGCTGGAGGGTCAATGGTCCATCCTCAG GTACCTGGCATCCTCTTTACACCTATCTGCCCACATTCTTTATCATTtcgtcctcttattttgcctgaGCATGTGACAATCCGAGTACAAGTACCTTTCAATAGCAGAGGTCATGCATGGGCTTCATTTGATGGGAAGGACCGGAAAAAGTTGGCACCAGGAGATGCACTTGTTTGTAgtatggctccttggccagtgCCAACTGCATGTCAATCTGATTCGACAAGTGACTTTCTACGTAGCATTCATGAAGGTCTTCACTGGAATTTAAGGAAGACACAGTCTTTCGATGGCCCTCGGGAGACATGA